One region of Dehalococcoidia bacterium genomic DNA includes:
- a CDS encoding SPFH domain-containing protein — translation MQIAGIIVLAIFVLIVLFASIRIVNEYERGVVFRLGRYVGVRGPGLILLIPFIERMVKVELRVVTMDVTQQECITMDTVTVKVDAVVYFRVMKPESAILNVEQYIRATSLLCQTTLRNVVGQSELEDLLAHREKINNKLQTIIDESTEPWGIKVSMVEVRDVQLPDNMQKIMAAQAEAERGRRAKIIAAEGEAQAAEKLSEAARVISKEPMALQLRYLQTLVAIASDRSNTVVFPLPIELIQPMLQKIEADKKKPGA, via the coding sequence ATGCAGATAGCGGGAATTATAGTACTGGCAATTTTTGTCCTGATAGTGCTGTTCGCATCTATCAGGATAGTCAACGAGTATGAAAGGGGCGTAGTCTTCCGCCTGGGCAGATATGTGGGAGTGAGGGGCCCGGGCCTTATTTTGCTCATACCCTTTATCGAGCGAATGGTGAAAGTCGAGCTGCGCGTGGTAACGATGGATGTGACGCAACAGGAATGTATCACCATGGACACAGTGACGGTCAAAGTAGATGCCGTGGTATATTTCCGTGTTATGAAGCCGGAATCGGCGATTCTGAACGTTGAGCAATACATCAGGGCCACTTCATTGCTGTGTCAGACGACGCTGCGGAACGTGGTGGGACAATCGGAACTTGAAGATCTGCTGGCGCACCGGGAAAAGATCAACAATAAGCTGCAGACTATTATAGATGAGAGCACCGAGCCGTGGGGCATCAAGGTCAGCATGGTCGAAGTACGAGATGTTCAACTGCCCGACAATATGCAGAAAATCATGGCTGCTCAGGCAGAGGCGGAGAGAGGCAGAAGGGCCAAGATCATCGCTGCCGAGGGCGAGGCGCAGGCGGCGGAGAAGTTGTCTGAGGCTGCCCGTGTAATTTCAAAGGAGCCGATGGCACTGCAGTTACGCTACCTGCAGACTCTGGTGGCAATCGCATCGGACAGATCAAATACCGTGGTATTCCCCCTGCCTATCGAATTAATTCAACCTATGCTGCAGAAGATTGAAGCTGATAAGAAGAAGCCCGGCGCCTGA
- a CDS encoding biotin--[acetyl-CoA-carboxylase] ligase: MNDILEYLEKNLTTGFIGRKLHYLAVTSSTQDVAKDMADHGAPEGAAVIAGMQQSGRGRLGRSWLSPEGGLATSIILRPAMSVLPLLPAISALAVFRTVKALGIDAEIKWPNDILIGGRKVCGILIEHGLTDGTVRYSIMGIGININFDTSLYPDIAGFATSLSVELGHEIPVGQVALRLYTELEGLYLRSKEPDSILKEWAANMITIGSRVKVRSANREIEGIAAAINRSGHLLLRQDDGSLQEILAGDVSLINDGSKK; encoded by the coding sequence ATGAATGACATCCTCGAATATCTGGAAAAAAACCTGACCACCGGCTTTATCGGCAGAAAGCTGCATTATCTGGCAGTCACCTCTTCGACACAGGATGTGGCTAAAGACATGGCCGACCATGGAGCCCCCGAGGGCGCTGCTGTAATAGCCGGGATGCAGCAGTCGGGCCGCGGCAGGCTCGGCAGGTCATGGTTATCTCCGGAGGGCGGACTGGCCACATCGATAATTCTGCGCCCCGCTATGTCGGTTCTTCCTCTACTGCCGGCTATATCTGCCCTGGCTGTTTTCCGCACGGTTAAGGCGCTGGGAATCGATGCTGAAATCAAATGGCCCAACGATATACTGATCGGTGGCCGCAAGGTCTGCGGCATATTAATCGAACACGGACTCACAGACGGTACAGTTCGATACAGCATTATGGGCATCGGTATCAATATTAATTTCGACACATCTCTGTATCCTGACATAGCCGGCTTTGCAACCAGCCTCTCGGTCGAACTGGGACATGAGATACCGGTCGGCCAGGTAGCATTGCGCCTCTATACCGAATTAGAAGGACTCTACCTGCGAAGCAAGGAGCCGGATTCGATACTTAAAGAATGGGCAGCCAACATGATCACAATCGGCAGTCGTGTGAAGGTCAGGTCGGCCAACCGCGAGATCGAGGGCATCGCAGCGGCTATCAACAGATCGGGGCATCTATTGCTGCGGCAGGACGACGGAAGCCTGCAGGAGATTTTGGCGGGAGACGTATCCCTGATAAACGACGGTAGTAAAAAGTAG
- a CDS encoding NAD-dependent deacylase, with translation MGGDDIEKQAGKIAELIVNSQRCLVFSGAGISTESGIPDFRGEDGIWTKLDPEDFTIQRFVARPEVRKMQWKLLAEGGLVKNVKPNAAHFAVAGMDKLGKLDCVVTQNIDNLHQMAGVPDEKVFELHGNMQYVRCLGCRKRFPMDEIISRLVNEELPECEACKGILKPDAVYFGEMLPQAVLSEASRRANLCDLCIVIGSTLVVYPAAYIPEYAFNAGAKIVIINIGSTPMDSRAAVRVEGKAGEVMGRVMDYVRARINQ, from the coding sequence ATGGGAGGCGACGATATCGAGAAACAGGCCGGGAAGATAGCCGAACTCATAGTAAATTCGCAACGATGCCTGGTTTTCAGCGGGGCAGGGATCAGCACCGAGTCCGGTATACCTGACTTCCGGGGTGAGGACGGCATATGGACAAAGCTGGATCCGGAGGATTTCACAATACAGAGGTTCGTGGCCCGGCCGGAGGTTAGAAAGATGCAATGGAAGCTCCTGGCTGAAGGAGGGCTGGTTAAAAATGTGAAGCCTAACGCAGCTCATTTCGCCGTAGCAGGCATGGACAAGCTGGGTAAGCTTGACTGTGTTGTGACGCAGAATATCGATAACCTCCATCAGATGGCCGGCGTGCCTGATGAAAAGGTATTCGAGTTACACGGCAACATGCAGTACGTCCGTTGCCTGGGCTGCCGCAAGCGCTTTCCTATGGACGAGATAATATCGCGACTTGTAAATGAAGAGTTGCCGGAGTGCGAGGCGTGCAAGGGCATACTAAAACCTGACGCCGTATATTTCGGAGAGATGTTACCGCAGGCTGTTCTTAGCGAGGCCTCCCGCCGGGCAAACCTGTGCGACCTCTGCATCGTAATAGGATCCACACTGGTGGTATACCCTGCGGCTTATATCCCTGAATATGCATTTAATGCAGGGGCAAAGATCGTTATCATCAATATAGGGTCCACGCCCATGGATTCCAGGGCGGCTGTACGCGTCGAAGGTAAGGCCGGCGAAGTCATGGGGAGGGTGATGGACTATGTTAGAGCCAGAATCAATCAATGA
- the purS gene encoding phosphoribosylformylglycinamidine synthase subunit PurS produces the protein MYLSKVYITLKPTVNDPQGLTIKGALHTLGFKDVEEVRAGKYIEIKIAAGDMEKARAELQDMCKKLLANPVIENFRFDIEEMKPG, from the coding sequence ATGTATTTATCTAAAGTCTACATAACGCTAAAGCCGACCGTGAACGATCCGCAGGGATTAACCATCAAAGGCGCCCTTCATACCCTGGGTTTCAAAGATGTGGAAGAGGTCAGGGCCGGCAAATACATCGAGATAAAAATTGCAGCCGGGGACATGGAAAAAGCGCGGGCTGAACTACAGGATATGTGTAAAAAGCTGCTGGCCAATCCGGTTATCGAGAACTTCCGTTTTGATATCGAGGAGATGAAGCCCGGGTGA
- a CDS encoding phosphoribosylaminoimidazolesuccinocarboxamide synthase: MLFDSSLKLPLYGKGKVRDTYQVGDKLLIVATDRISAFDVVLPNGIPDKGIVLNQVSAFWFGKTYHIIHNHMVESIESRRALSKYSPWKRPLPELLLGRSMAVLKAERLPVECVVRGYIAGSAWAEYSKKGTINGRKAPKGLRESQELPEAIFTPTTKAAIGHDLPLSPKGLVDLVGERTARKIEAKSLEIYSYARSYAMERGIIIADTKFEFGFHDKELILIDEVLTPDSSRFWDAGQYEPGQSQPSFDKQPVRDWLIASRWNRKKPAPALPADVVAATTERYQDAYTLLTGRKFKNVFI, from the coding sequence ATGTTATTCGACAGCTCATTGAAATTACCCCTGTACGGAAAAGGCAAGGTCAGGGATACCTATCAGGTCGGGGACAAACTCCTGATAGTAGCCACCGATCGCATCTCCGCCTTCGATGTGGTACTTCCCAATGGCATACCGGATAAGGGGATAGTGCTTAATCAAGTATCGGCTTTCTGGTTCGGGAAAACCTATCATATCATACATAATCATATGGTTGAATCGATTGAGAGCCGCAGGGCGCTATCGAAATATTCCCCCTGGAAAAGACCGTTGCCCGAACTGCTGCTCGGCCGCTCGATGGCTGTTCTTAAGGCGGAGCGCTTGCCGGTGGAGTGTGTAGTCAGAGGGTATATTGCCGGTTCAGCCTGGGCAGAGTACAGCAAAAAAGGGACAATCAACGGGAGAAAAGCGCCCAAAGGTTTACGGGAAAGCCAGGAGCTGCCGGAAGCTATTTTTACACCCACTACCAAGGCGGCAATCGGCCATGACCTGCCCCTGTCTCCCAAAGGACTGGTCGATCTGGTAGGAGAGAGGACAGCCCGTAAGATCGAAGCCAAAAGCCTGGAGATCTACAGTTACGCGCGTTCATATGCCATGGAGCGCGGTATCATCATAGCCGATACTAAATTCGAGTTCGGTTTTCATGATAAGGAACTTATACTGATTGATGAAGTACTCACACCCGACTCAAGCCGGTTCTGGGATGCCGGCCAGTATGAGCCGGGGCAATCTCAGCCAAGCTTCGATAAGCAGCCGGTCAGGGATTGGCTGATTGCCTCGCGTTGGAACCGTAAAAAACCGGCGCCGGCCCTGCCCGCGGATGTTGTTGCAGCAACGACGGAACGTTATCAAGATGCATATACACTGCTGACCGGAAGGAAGTTTAAGAATGTATTTATCTAA
- the purB gene encoding adenylosuccinate lyase has translation MIERYSRPKMKKIWSDKNKFDKWLQVEIAVCEAWADVGRIPKSALQNISKASVDFDRMAEILKVTHHDVTAFLNAVGETVGEDSRYIHLGLTSSDIIDTAQALQIREAVDLLLEDMASLVTVLEDRAVSNKDTIMIGRTHGVHAEPITFGLKMALWAQEMKRNYARLEEAKKVIIVGKISGAVGTYATVSPDIEAKACAALGLACAPISNQVIQRDRHAQLITTLAIAASSLERFATEIRSLQRTEILEAEEPFAKGQTGSSAMPHKRNPELCERVCGLSRLIRGYSVTALENMALWHERDISHSSNERVILPDACLALDYILSLFTGVMKGLQVYPENMKRNLEITQGLVFSQNVMLALVSKGLSRQKAYELTQRNAMEAWKSRTPFLKLLKSDPDVSSRLNAKELDDLFDYRRFLKHIDTVFERLGLLKKTRKSQIKR, from the coding sequence ATGATTGAACGCTATTCACGCCCGAAAATGAAAAAAATCTGGTCGGACAAAAATAAGTTCGACAAATGGCTGCAGGTTGAAATTGCCGTATGCGAAGCCTGGGCTGATGTCGGACGGATACCCAAATCGGCTCTGCAAAATATCAGTAAGGCCAGCGTCGATTTCGACCGCATGGCAGAGATACTCAAGGTCACCCATCACGACGTGACCGCCTTCCTGAACGCCGTGGGCGAAACGGTGGGAGAGGATTCGCGTTATATCCATCTCGGCCTGACCTCCTCGGATATAATAGACACAGCTCAGGCGCTGCAAATTCGCGAGGCTGTTGACCTGCTTTTAGAGGATATGGCCTCGCTTGTCACGGTGCTCGAGGACAGAGCTGTCTCCAACAAGGACACGATCATGATAGGTCGTACGCATGGAGTACACGCCGAGCCGATAACGTTCGGGCTGAAGATGGCTCTGTGGGCGCAGGAGATGAAACGAAACTATGCCAGGCTGGAAGAGGCCAAAAAAGTCATCATCGTGGGCAAGATATCCGGTGCTGTAGGTACATATGCCACTGTATCACCGGATATCGAGGCCAAAGCCTGCGCCGCTCTCGGGCTGGCCTGCGCGCCTATCTCGAATCAGGTGATCCAGCGTGATCGCCACGCCCAGCTTATAACCACGCTTGCCATCGCTGCGAGCTCTCTCGAAAGGTTTGCTACGGAGATCAGGTCCCTGCAAAGGACGGAGATCCTGGAGGCAGAGGAACCATTTGCCAAAGGCCAGACGGGCTCATCCGCCATGCCGCATAAACGTAATCCCGAGCTCTGCGAGAGAGTTTGCGGACTTTCACGCTTGATCAGGGGCTATTCCGTGACCGCACTTGAGAACATGGCGCTCTGGCATGAACGTGATATCAGCCATTCATCCAATGAGCGCGTGATCTTGCCTGACGCCTGCCTTGCCCTCGATTATATTTTAAGCCTGTTCACCGGCGTTATGAAGGGCTTGCAGGTCTATCCTGAAAATATGAAACGCAACCTCGAGATAACTCAGGGCCTGGTATTTTCACAGAATGTCATGCTCGCCCTGGTGAGCAAAGGTCTCAGCCGTCAGAAGGCCTATGAACTGACGCAGCGCAATGCCATGGAAGCATGGAAATCCAGGACTCCTTTCCTTAAATTGCTGAAATCAGATCCCGATGTTTCCAGCCGCCTGAATGCAAAGGAACTGGACGATTTATTTGATTACCGGCGCTTCCTCAAGCATATCGATACGGTGTTTGAGCGTTTGGGTTTGCTCAAGAAAACGCGTAAATCGCAGATAAAGAGATAG
- the purE gene encoding 5-(carboxyamino)imidazole ribonucleotide mutase, which produces MALVGIVIGSKTDEEYIQPALAVFKEFKIEYDIDILSAHRKPDRVRQYALEAGSKGYEVIIAAAGSAAHLPGVIASWTALPVIGVPLPTSDLKGVDSLYSIVQMPGGVPVACTGIGSAGVKNAALLAVQVLGIKFEQIKSSFAEYKRRLAEA; this is translated from the coding sequence ATGGCGCTGGTTGGTATCGTGATAGGGAGCAAGACGGATGAGGAGTATATTCAGCCTGCTCTCGCTGTATTTAAGGAATTTAAAATCGAGTACGATATAGACATATTATCCGCACACCGCAAGCCGGACAGGGTGCGCCAGTATGCCCTTGAAGCAGGCTCTAAAGGTTACGAGGTCATAATTGCTGCCGCAGGCAGCGCAGCCCATCTGCCCGGAGTGATCGCTTCGTGGACAGCTTTACCTGTTATCGGGGTGCCTTTGCCTACCAGCGATCTGAAAGGTGTGGACTCACTCTATTCTATCGTACAAATGCCGGGTGGGGTCCCGGTTGCCTGCACAGGCATTGGCTCGGCCGGAGTTAAGAATGCAGCCCTGCTGGCCGTCCAGGTACTGGGGATTAAGTTCGAACAGATCAAAAGCTCTTTTGCAGAATACAAACGCAGGCTGGCTGAGGCGTAA
- the purD gene encoding phosphoribosylamine--glycine ligase, whose amino-acid sequence MKVLVIGNGAREHTLVWKIARSPRVDAIYAVPGNAGTGKLASNLAIPLNDISSIVEKARELGIGLAVVGPEAPLAAGITDLFDQAGIPVFGPSMAAARLESSKSFARDIMQRNNVPCAEGQTFTSFSKAKKYIETHDMPIVVKADGLAAGKGVTVAKNLAEAIGALNSIMKDRAFGSAGDKVIVEECLLGREVSLLAFSDGVNVVAMVPACDYKRVFDDDQGPNTGGMGSYSPPGFFNQDMTDRVLEDIIRPTVSAMAKEGSPYRGVLYTGLIITQQGPKVLEFNARFGDPETQVILPRLESDLVEIMLAVLDGRLDRMKIDWSRDACVGVVLASGGYPGSYRTDLPISISDRLEKDINIFFAGAAECNDGKIVTSGGRVLTVTATGRTLKEASEKVYRNIPHIDFKGCHFRRDIAAREVN is encoded by the coding sequence TTGAAGGTACTGGTTATCGGCAACGGGGCGCGTGAACATACCCTCGTATGGAAAATTGCCCGCAGCCCCCGCGTCGATGCGATATATGCCGTTCCGGGAAATGCCGGCACCGGTAAATTGGCCAGCAACCTGGCCATACCTTTAAACGATATATCCTCGATAGTTGAAAAGGCCCGCGAGCTCGGAATCGGACTCGCGGTAGTTGGCCCCGAAGCTCCTCTGGCGGCGGGGATCACAGACCTTTTCGACCAGGCCGGTATACCTGTTTTCGGCCCGTCCATGGCTGCTGCGCGCCTTGAATCAAGCAAATCTTTCGCCCGCGACATCATGCAAAGAAACAATGTGCCCTGTGCCGAAGGCCAGACCTTTACCAGCTTTAGCAAGGCCAAAAAGTATATTGAGACACATGATATGCCCATCGTTGTTAAGGCTGATGGATTGGCTGCCGGCAAGGGCGTAACCGTGGCAAAGAACCTTGCTGAAGCTATTGGTGCGCTCAATTCAATCATGAAAGACCGTGCCTTCGGATCAGCCGGAGACAAAGTGATTGTCGAGGAGTGTCTGCTCGGCAGAGAGGTAAGTCTGTTAGCCTTCAGCGACGGTGTAAACGTTGTCGCGATGGTGCCGGCCTGCGACTATAAGAGGGTTTTCGATGATGACCAGGGCCCCAATACCGGAGGAATGGGCAGCTACAGCCCACCCGGTTTTTTCAATCAGGATATGACCGACCGGGTACTTGAGGATATCATCCGACCCACTGTGTCCGCCATGGCTAAAGAAGGATCACCCTACAGGGGTGTCCTTTATACGGGGTTGATCATCACACAGCAGGGACCAAAAGTTCTGGAGTTCAACGCCCGCTTCGGCGATCCTGAAACACAGGTGATACTGCCGAGGCTGGAGTCCGATCTGGTAGAGATCATGCTGGCTGTGTTGGACGGCAGGCTGGACCGGATGAAGATCGACTGGAGCCGTGATGCATGCGTGGGCGTGGTCCTGGCATCGGGCGGATACCCAGGCAGCTACCGCACGGATCTCCCCATCAGCATATCCGACAGATTGGAAAAAGACATCAACATATTCTTTGCGGGAGCAGCAGAATGCAATGACGGCAAGATCGTTACCAGCGGGGGCCGGGTCTTAACGGTAACGGCTACAGGCCGTACTCTAAAAGAGGCCAGTGAGAAAGTATATCGCAATATACCGCATATCGATTTTAAGGGATGCCACTTCCGGCGGGACATTGCGGCGAGGGAGGTGAATTGA
- a CDS encoding PRC-barrel domain-containing protein, with translation MLVKKLLGKEVLGSRGDKIGKIGDLDIDIVSGTVKYAVINAGLRDKYKIKLDDIVTVGDAVILRLSGSDLKKSVKK, from the coding sequence ATGCTCGTAAAGAAATTGCTGGGAAAAGAAGTTCTAGGTTCACGCGGCGATAAGATAGGCAAAATAGGCGACCTGGACATCGACATTGTTTCAGGAACCGTAAAGTATGCGGTTATAAACGCCGGCCTTAGAGACAAATACAAGATCAAGCTCGATGACATCGTAACGGTCGGAGATGCCGTCATCCTCAGGTTATCCGGCTCCGATCTGAAAAAATCAGTCAAGAAATAG
- the holA gene encoding DNA polymerase III subunit delta — MFYIIHGNDSYRCHQALNEIKASIGSPDMVDVNTTVLDGRRLSIRALNDVCSVVPFMSSGRLVIVEGLFKRFQPGDRQARANSGGEEVGQALKEWQGLSEYIKMMPQTTTLVLFDADLDPKAVNQLLKSLAPSADRVLQMNEIKGKELAAWIKDYTAKNEGKISASAVALLADYIGGDLWSLTGELNKLITYCEAREINDNDVREISSFAREESIFALVDAVLEGRIKDAQLMLHRMLKYGTAPQQILAMIERQLAIILRVKELSHSNQQEIRESLGLHPRYPLEKTLRQARSFTIPKLRKAFHSLLDTDVAIKTGKYEDDLALDLLVIELCK, encoded by the coding sequence ATGTTTTACATAATACATGGTAACGACAGTTACAGGTGCCACCAGGCATTAAATGAGATAAAAGCGAGCATCGGCAGCCCGGACATGGTGGATGTAAATACCACGGTATTGGATGGACGCAGACTATCTATCAGGGCTCTGAATGATGTATGCAGCGTGGTCCCTTTCATGTCTTCCGGCAGGCTGGTGATCGTGGAAGGTTTATTCAAGCGCTTCCAGCCGGGGGACAGGCAGGCCAGGGCGAATAGTGGTGGTGAGGAAGTAGGGCAGGCACTCAAAGAATGGCAGGGCTTATCCGAATATATCAAGATGATGCCCCAGACAACCACACTGGTTCTTTTCGATGCCGACCTCGATCCGAAAGCGGTCAACCAGCTTCTGAAATCGCTGGCGCCGTCGGCGGATCGCGTGTTACAGATGAACGAGATAAAGGGCAAAGAGTTGGCAGCCTGGATTAAAGATTATACGGCTAAGAACGAGGGAAAAATCTCGGCGAGCGCTGTGGCTCTGCTGGCTGACTATATCGGGGGGGATTTATGGTCGTTGACCGGTGAACTTAATAAGCTGATTACCTATTGTGAGGCCCGTGAAATAAACGACAATGACGTCAGAGAGATATCCAGTTTTGCACGGGAGGAAAGCATCTTCGCTCTTGTCGATGCGGTGCTGGAGGGTAGAATCAAGGATGCGCAACTTATGCTGCACCGCATGCTTAAATACGGGACGGCGCCGCAGCAGATCTTAGCCATGATCGAGAGGCAACTCGCGATCATCCTCAGGGTTAAAGAATTGAGTCACAGCAACCAGCAGGAGATCCGTGAGAGCCTCGGTCTTCATCCCAGATATCCACTGGAGAAAACCCTGCGTCAGGCCAGGTCCTTCACCATACCCAAACTACGCAAAGCGTTTCACTCGCTGCTGGATACTGATGTGGCGATCAAGACGGGGAAATACGAGGACGACCTGGCGCTTGACCTACTGGTAATTGAGTTGTGTAAATAA
- the glgC gene encoding glucose-1-phosphate adenylyltransferase, producing the protein MVAISNMRRVLAIVLAGGASERLSVLADERAKPAVPFGGKYRIIDFTLSNCANSGIYNVAVLTQFNPRSLARHVGVGRPWDMDREMGGVVLLQPFLSRSQRTWYKGTADAVYQNLYYIVDQRVDEILVLSADHIYSMRYDQMLASHRNRHADVTVAVYEVPQEDTSRFGIITIDHNERIVNFEEKPKTTKSRLASMGIYIFNKKVLVDALEEMASKQEGHDFGHDILPNLISKYEVFGFRFRGYWRDVGTVDAYWQANMDLIVDLPELNLYNPENEVRTITQGYPPVKLGPHARVNRALICNGAIVNGTVIESIISPRVFIEEEAIVKNSIIFEDTTIGRGAVIEKSIIDKQVWVSRGCHLGAGDDLTANKEEPDHLDSGITLVGKGARIPADVIIGKNCKIEPWVEATDFASKTVESGETIKGKSVRRYQV; encoded by the coding sequence ATGGTTGCGATATCGAATATGCGTAGGGTTTTAGCTATTGTTCTGGCTGGTGGTGCGAGCGAGCGGTTGAGCGTCCTTGCCGACGAGCGTGCCAAGCCGGCTGTCCCTTTCGGTGGAAAATACCGCATCATCGACTTTACGCTAAGCAACTGCGCCAACTCGGGCATTTATAATGTAGCCGTTTTGACACAGTTTAATCCGAGGTCGCTGGCCAGGCATGTGGGCGTAGGCAGGCCCTGGGACATGGACCGTGAAATGGGAGGAGTGGTGCTGCTGCAGCCTTTTCTCAGCCGCTCACAGAGGACATGGTATAAGGGGACCGCTGACGCTGTTTATCAGAACCTTTACTATATAGTCGACCAGAGAGTCGACGAGATCCTTGTCCTGTCGGCGGACCACATCTACAGCATGCGTTACGACCAGATGCTGGCCTCTCATCGCAACAGGCATGCCGATGTGACCGTAGCGGTCTATGAAGTCCCTCAGGAAGATACTTCAAGGTTCGGCATTATTACGATAGATCACAATGAGCGCATCGTCAATTTTGAGGAGAAGCCCAAAACAACCAAAAGCAGGCTGGCATCCATGGGCATCTATATCTTCAATAAAAAAGTGCTGGTAGATGCTCTGGAGGAGATGGCCAGCAAACAGGAAGGCCATGACTTCGGGCATGATATCCTGCCAAACCTGATAAGTAAATACGAAGTGTTCGGATTCCGTTTCCGCGGTTACTGGCGCGATGTGGGAACTGTGGATGCATACTGGCAGGCCAATATGGACTTGATCGTGGACCTTCCGGAACTGAACCTTTATAATCCGGAAAATGAGGTGAGGACCATCACGCAGGGATACCCACCCGTCAAGTTGGGGCCTCACGCCCGGGTCAACAGGGCGCTCATCTGTAACGGGGCGATCGTCAACGGTACGGTCATAGAATCAATCATATCACCGCGCGTTTTCATCGAGGAGGAAGCGATAGTAAAGAACTCAATCATCTTCGAAGATACCACCATCGGCCGCGGAGCTGTTATTGAAAAGAGTATTATCGATAAACAGGTCTGGGTCAGCCGCGGGTGCCACCTGGGAGCCGGAGACGATCTCACTGCTAACAAGGAGGAGCCCGACCATCTGGATTCAGGCATTACTCTGGTCGGCAAAGGTGCGAGGATACCAGCCGATGTAATAATCGGGAAAAACTGCAAGATAGAGCCCTGGGTGGAGGCCACAGATTTCGCTTCCAAGACGGTTGAAAGCGGCGAAACGATCAAGGGTAAGAGCGTTCGCAGATATCAGGTCTGA
- a CDS encoding glycogen/starch synthase: MKILFAASEIAPLTKVGGLADVVRSLPAELIKLGHQVRVIVPKYGFVDYSSYKAVTVIRDLIVFSLKEYRTIVLEQIFVDEVPVYLLSSDVFSRSETVYGGDEVEKFWTFCDCVNQSLPYLGWKPEIVHCHDWHTALLPLLLRTGRSDCRTVFTIHNLRYQGNFDDRILHRSGIDQYWFGQVAGLTDLPWNLIVQGILWSHVVNTVSENFAREILTAEYGCGMQAFIEFRKSSLFGIINGVGYDEYNPASDALIEATYNSEDTTSKAVNKLKLLTTAGWKPRPEAPLVGMVSRLDEQKGMDIIINAVPEVIKSTGARFIFLGRGKEYYEESLLQLESKYPDNVRAYIAYDNARAHLVYAGSDLFLMPSLWEPCGLGQMIAMRYGTLPVVRNTGGLADTVRNLSGDLKQGTGFVFSEYSAKALAFTLKKAAEAFSNKTAWQRTIRRVMELDFSWQASAQRYQALYKRALGLKTDGPL, encoded by the coding sequence ATGAAGATACTTTTTGCAGCTTCGGAAATAGCCCCTCTGACCAAAGTGGGAGGCCTGGCGGATGTTGTCAGGTCCCTGCCGGCGGAGCTGATTAAGCTGGGACACCAGGTCCGCGTGATAGTGCCCAAATACGGCTTCGTGGACTATTCTTCCTATAAAGCTGTGACTGTAATCCGCGACCTTATAGTATTCTCTCTTAAGGAATACAGAACGATCGTGCTGGAGCAGATCTTCGTCGACGAGGTTCCGGTCTACCTGTTGTCCAGTGATGTTTTTTCCAGGTCCGAAACTGTTTACGGCGGCGATGAGGTCGAAAAATTCTGGACCTTCTGCGACTGTGTCAACCAGTCGCTGCCCTACCTGGGTTGGAAGCCCGAAATAGTCCACTGCCACGACTGGCACACTGCCTTGCTCCCTCTACTGCTGAGGACAGGCCGGTCTGATTGCCGTACGGTATTCACCATACATAATTTAAGGTATCAGGGCAATTTCGATGACCGCATCTTACATAGATCCGGTATAGACCAGTACTGGTTCGGGCAGGTGGCCGGCCTGACCGATTTACCCTGGAATTTAATTGTGCAGGGTATACTCTGGTCTCATGTAGTAAATACAGTCAGTGAGAATTTTGCACGGGAGATACTTACCGCCGAATATGGCTGCGGCATGCAGGCGTTCATCGAGTTTCGCAAGAGCAGCCTTTTCGGCATCATCAATGGTGTGGGATATGATGAATATAATCCGGCGAGTGATGCGTTGATCGAGGCCACCTATAACAGCGAGGATACCACCAGCAAGGCGGTGAACAAGCTTAAACTGCTGACGACGGCCGGCTGGAAACCGCGGCCTGAGGCTCCGCTGGTGGGTATGGTCTCCAGGCTGGATGAACAAAAAGGCATGGACATCATCATTAATGCCGTTCCTGAAGTAATAAAATCGACAGGAGCAAGGTTCATTTTCCTGGGACGCGGAAAAGAGTATTACGAAGAGTCGCTGCTGCAGCTTGAATCAAAGTATCCGGACAATGTGAGGGCATATATTGCCTACGATAATGCCAGGGCGCACCTTGTTTACGCGGGATCGGACCTTTTCCTCATGCCCTCGCTTTGGGAACCGTGCGGCCTGGGCCAGATGATCGCCATGCGCTACGGGACATTGCCGGTAGTGCGCAATACCGGGGGACTGGCCGATACGGTGCGCAATCTGAGCGGCGATCTCAAACAGGGAACGGGGTTTGTCTTCTCGGAGTACTCCGCGAAAGCGCTGGCTTTTACACTAAAAAAGGCGGCGGAGGCGTTCAGTAACAAAACAGCCTGGCAAAGGACAATAAGACGCGTCATGGAATTGGATTTCAGCTGGCAGGCATCGGCCCAACGTTATCAGGCGCTTTACAAAAGGGCGCTGGGATTGAAGACAGATGGTCCGCTCTGA